One window of the Trifolium pratense cultivar HEN17-A07 linkage group LG2, ARS_RC_1.1, whole genome shotgun sequence genome contains the following:
- the LOC123911347 gene encoding mitochondrial import inner membrane translocase subunit Tim13 has protein sequence MDSFSAPPSRDSSQINPQAIKEHLQNELAKEFTKQLLETVREKCFLKCIPKPSSSLSGNEQSCVSKCFDRYMEATGIVTKALFSGKH, from the exons ATGGATTCTTTCTCAGCTCCCCCTAGTCGCGATTCGTCTCAAATAAACCCACAGGCTATCAAAGAACACTTGCAAAACGAACTTGCTAAGGAGTTTACTAAACAACTTCTTGAG ACGGTAAGAGAAAAGTGTTTTCTGAAGTGCATCCCAAAACCATCCTCAAGCCTCAGTGGGAATGAACAAAGTTGTGTTTCTAAGTGTTTTGACCGATATATGGAGGCTACCGGCATAGTTACCAAAGCATTATTTAGTGGAAAACATTGA
- the LOC123909819 gene encoding 50S ribosomal protein L11: MASTLFCAPSLSSSSSSSSMFSNPLKLSLKSSGVSLQNKNPLSLPTTTTHSPTTRRRFKITAMAPPKPGGGKAKKVVGIIKLALEAGKATPAPPVGPALGSKGVNIMAFCKDYNARTADKPGYVIPVEITVFDDKSFTFILKTPPASVLLLKAAGVEKGSKDPKIQKVGKVTIDQLRTIATEKLPDLNCSTIDSAMRIIAGTAANMGIDVDPPILEPKQKQLL; this comes from the exons ATGGCGTCCACTCTCTTTTGCGCTCCCTCactgtcttcttcttcttcctcttcttcaatGTTTTCCAATCCGCTTAAATTATCGTTAAAGTCCTCTGGAGTTTctcttcaaaacaaaaacccCCTTTCCCTTCCCACCACCACCACTCATTCTCCAACTACTAGAAGACGCTTCAAAATCACTGCCATGGCTCCCCCCAAACCCGGTGGTGGCAAAGCCAAGAAAG TTGTTGGAATTATAAAGCTGGCTCTTGAAGCTGGGAAGGCGACGCCGGCTCCACCGGTTGGACCGGCTCTTGGTTCAAAGGGTGTTAATATTATGGCTTTCTGTAAAGATTACAATGCCAGAACTGCTGATAAGCCTGGTTATGTTATTCCTGTTGAAATAACTGTTTTTGAT GATAAAAGTTTTACTTTCATATTGAAGACTCCACCTGCTTCTGTTCTACTGCTTAAGGCTGCTG GTGTGGAAAAGGGTTCAAAAGACCCCAAAATACAAAAAGTTGGAAAAGTCACAATTGATCAGTTGCGTACCATTGCTACTGAGAAGTTGCCGGACTTGAATTGCTCGACTATCGATTCAGCTATGAGAATTATAGCAGGCACTGCAGCAAATATGGGAATTGATGTTGATCCTCCTATTCTTGAACCCAAACAGAAGCAACTTTTGTaa